Genomic DNA from Setaria italica strain Yugu1 chromosome V, Setaria_italica_v2.0, whole genome shotgun sequence:
ATTAGACATCAAATATTTCGAACACAAGAAATAAGACAAGACAACTAAATAGTGACAAGATATGCAAATAACTCACAATACAAAGCTCTGTTTGATTCTACCGACAGATAGGTTTAATGAAGAACTGAGTGCTGGGATGCCAACAGAGTCACATCTCTTCCCGCTGACCACTAGACTAGTTAGCTTGCTGTAGCGGTTCAGAGCAGAGACAATGCTGTTAGCTGTATTGGTTGCCTTCTCTTTCTCGCTATCACTAGCAACACACGGTTCCTCAGCCTCCAGTCCTGCAACAGCAAACTAGCAACAACATATTCACAACTTGATTCACTTACTGTCTGTTCGATATTCTGCGAGTTAAAACATTAAAATGGTAGGTCAAGTACAACACCCAGCTGAAATTGCCCGTATAGTTATTCTGCCACAAAATGAGCTAATATGACAGTATAGAACAAATAAAAAAGGCAAACCCAGATAAACTTTAAGGTGTCTTGTTTAGCTATGGCTGGCTACTGAACCTTCATTCAGGGGATTGCATAATATGATTTGTCCTGATTTGACCTAttagttcttcctttttttGGTGAACAAATCATGTAAGCATCACCAAAGGGAGAACTATCACCTACATATTTGTGTTTACAACTGCGCATAGTCCACATTTGGAAAAGCAGGAGCAGTATAACATAACTAAAAGACTTCAAATCAAGAAGTGAAACAAGGGTGCATTCTGAGTGATGTGCCACTGCGGCTAGCAGCTTGACTGACCATCCCCATGAAAGATCAGTGCAACTAAAATTATGGTGGCCGAAATGACTAACCAATCAAACAAAGACGTGTCCACGAGCAGTCTTATGTAGGTCAAGTTTGTAACACACATTTCACAAATGGTTAGTAACTGAACTCACTCGAAATTAATGGTTAGTAACTGAACTTACTCGCAATTAATGGTTGCTCCAGTCTCATTGCTCATTAGTACTCCACTATGGAGTACCAGTAATCATCCATACTTTACTACTGCCAAATAGAGTTGAATGGAAGCCTAATTAAGCAACTAACAGGGGCAAGTCACACTGACCTCTCTTATCCATATCAACGAACACCTTCCCCGCGTGGCTCGCGCACGGGAAATCCTCATCCACCCTGGCCTCCTCCCGGCACGCGGCGAGCACCGCCCCCGGCGCACCTCGGCCCGCCCCCGCCCTCCGTCTGGCGGCATCGATGGGCACCTGCACGGCGAGGAAGTGGAGCAGGCTCCCGTCGCGTGCCTGGAAGACGGGTGCGAGGTGGAGCAGCACCCAGTGCGGGGACCCGTCCCGCCGGTAGTTGAGGATGGCGACCTGGTGCGCGCGCTGGGCGCGGACGGCCTCCCGCAcccccgcgacggcggcgcggtcggTGGCGGTGCCCTGGAAGACGCGCGCGTTGCGGCCCAGCACCTCGCGGCGCGGGTAGCCGGTGAGCGCGGCGAGGCCCCGGGAGGCGTAGACGATGGGGTGGCCCGCCAGGGACGGGTCCGTGAGAAGGAAGCTCCCCGGGAGCTCGTCCAGCGCCTCCAGCACCCAGTCCGAGTACCGCGCCGTCAGCGACgacgcgaggcggcggcggtcgtgCTGCTGCCGCTCCCGGTCTCCCGGgtccacctccgccgcgccggaggTCGCCATCCCGGGGGTCGCCGGTAAGGCGGCGCGATCGCCGGGGAAGGAGGGGAGCGAGAAAAGATCTGCGCGCGGGGGAAGCGGGGGCTATGGCTGCGGAATTTTCGTTGgggcctttttttatttatttttttaccaGGGCAGAAGCTCTGAAGTACTAGTACGAACTGCTCTGAAGCAGACGAGTAGAATTCGATTGATTGGCTAGTCTGTGTGCGCGGACGTGGCGATCCGTTCCCTCTGGTTTGTGGTCCGCGTCACTCACTAGCGGATAGGAGCAACACGTCTGCCCGCGTCACTCACTAGCGCGCGCACTCAGGCAGGTGCAGGCCTGGTCCGGGGACGGCGCGCCCAGGTCCTTCTTCCCCGAGTGCGACAGCGGGAGATTGCTCGTGCTCGTCCCGATACCCGCAGCATACCTACTCCGGCAAGTATTTTCTTTCCGGCAAGTGTCGAGCTGCACATGCTCACTGTGGTAGTCGCGCTCGGATAAATGATACTGTAACAAATGATAAACCAGGCGAGGCGAGCCTGGCGAGggagattttttttgtttcctatCAGTATATATAGTAGGAAGATAGATAGGAGAGTTATTTTTAAAGTCCTGGTCCATTCCTTCTTCTCTCCATCTTCCCCACGCTCCCCGCCGCCACAGCCTCGTCCTCCGTCCCGACCGGCGGCTGCCACACCGCTGCGCTGTCCGCccaccctccaccgccgccttccACCCTTCCCTACCTAATCTGAAGCTTGACGTCACCCCCGCCGCCATCCATTGCCTGTCGGACTTCCTGGCCTGCCTAGCTAGCGGCGCTCCCAGTTGCTTCACCCTCCATCGTCGGTCGTACCGCCACCGCCGTTGAGCCTACCCCCCTCTCCTCTAAGGCCGGCGGCCATTGGAGCCCCGCCCCCCAGAAACCCGAAACCCTAAATTCGCCGCTCACCCCCCACCCCACCGGCctcggccaccgccggccgcttccgccccctcccccctgTCAGGGATAGacccctagtacccgcaaggaaggaagaagacggacttcTACTAGGTCttctgtaatcctattaggactcatgtcatgtaatcctactatgactactccttataaccgactagtaatcctgccccctgaagtatataaaggagagcagggtccctagatcggtaggctaagacctcatagaaccacaacagaggaccaattCCTCAAcacaaacaacacccaagcagaGGGCACAATATACTACACCCCACACAGGACGtagtattacgcaatctagggacccgaacctgtataaatccgtgtcttgtgttctCGCTTTTACCTTAGAGTTCCaagtccgacgatcccccaccaaccaatctactacttcGGGATACCCctaggtaggttgccgggtataaaacaccgacatctggtgcGCTAgataggggtgatcgtcgagatcatcgggcaagcttgaaggacctcaacatcaagatcaatctacttgaCAAGAAGCAAGTCGCCGAGTTGAAGTTCCGAGCAGACAAATCATCGCCGAGACAGAATCGATGCGCTCCACGTTCCAATCGAAGATCGAGCCAGTTTCCGCCGCAGGCTACTTCATGCGGCTCATCAATCAAGGCAGAGGAAAATCCGATTCAAGTTGGGAGATCAGGCAGATCGAGGGACGCACGCCATAATTCCCAAGATGACAAAGATTTGTTATAGTCACGCGgggattgaggcaaataatcagctcCAACTACTCTCCATGAAAagcaattttgagggatttATGCTACACGCAGATGGAAGGCTACCACAATACCTCAAAATCATAGCCTAATGTACATAGAAGATGTACGCGAGCACTGCTACCTCGATGTCTGGCTGCATCAAGTCGCCgatgactacttcaactactcgtctcaactagaaaactagtcgaggatggtctacttcgactactcatctcgactagaaaactaatCGAGAATGGTCTACTtcgtgtgacgaccgacccaaaaatctttcaagttaatcttaatccgagtccctaatcccccatctcagcttccccgagttaagtgctcaacctccagctccggtccgacccctctccgctggttcccagctccgacccctgccgaccccaacccatCCCGctggatccttctaagtcttcccacagtgtctcccttcaatctgagcagtggaccaaccgagactgaccggtggacccgcaaaatctttcccccagatctcccggtGCAAACGcgctcgagtagcatgcccgcttcagagcttctccgccgcgtggttCAACtcttccgacccccgccgctccgccccgtcgccggccgcgaccggatggattctcgcgccctct
This window encodes:
- the LOC101783538 gene encoding protein TWIN LOV 1 isoform X3, with protein sequence MATSGAAEVDPGDRERQQHDRRRLASSLTARYSDWVLEALDELPGSFLLTDPSLAGHPIVYASRGLAALTGYPRREVLGRNARVFQGTATDRAAVAGVREAVRAQRAHQVAILNYRRDGSPHWVLLHLAPVFQARDGSLLHFLAVQVPIDAARRRAGAGRGAPGAVLAACREEARVDEDFPCASHAGKVFVDMDKRGLEAEEPCVASDSEKEKATNTANSIVSALNRYSKLTSLVVSGKRCDSVGIPALSSSLNLSVGRIKQSFVLTHSCLPDMPIIYASDAFVSLTGYSREEILGCNCRVLNGPGTSLEVFEEINQHICSEQACTVDLLSYRKDGSSFRDLLHVSPIRDASGRVSYLGSP
- the LOC101783538 gene encoding protein TWIN LOV 1 isoform X1, producing the protein MATSGAAEVDPGDRERQQHDRRRLASSLTARYSDWVLEALDELPGSFLLTDPSLAGHPIVYASRGLAALTGYPRREVLGRNARVFQGTATDRAAVAGVREAVRAQRAHQVAILNYRRDGSPHWVLLHLAPVFQARDGSLLHFLAVQVPIDAARRRAGAGRGAPGAVLAACREEARVDEDFPCASHAGKVFVDMDKRGLEAEEPCVASDSEKEKATNTANSIVSALNRYSKLTSLVVSGKRCDSVGIPALSSSLNLSVGRIKQSFVLTHSCLPDMPIIYASDAFVSLTGYSREEILGCNCRVLNGPGTSLEVFEEINQHICSEQACTVDLLSYRKDGSSFRDLLHVSPIRDASGKVAFHIWVHLDVGAKHDFNGLTPEVWQLGAVGAVRVAVRGLSASGSLLRPSQ
- the LOC101783538 gene encoding protein TWIN LOV 1 isoform X2; this encodes MATSGAAEVDPGDRERQQHDRRRLASSLTARYSDWVLEALDELPGSFLLTDPSLAGHPIVYASRGLAALTGYPRREVLGRNARVFQGTATDRAAVAGVREAVRAQRAHQVAILNYRRDGSPHWVLLHLAPVFQARDGSLLHFLAVQVPIDAARRRAGAGRGAPGAVLAACREEARVDEDFPCASHAGKVFVDMDKRGLEAEEPCVASDSEKEKATNTANSIVSALNRYSKLTSLVVSGKRCDSVGIPALSSSLNLSVGRIKQSFVLTHSCLPDMPIIYASDAFVSLTGYSREEILGCNCRVLNGPGTSLEVFEEACTVDLLSYRKDGSSFRDLLHVSPIRDASGKVAFHIWVHLDVGAKHDFNGLTPEVWQLGAVGAVRVAVRGLSASGSLLRPSQ
- the LOC101783538 gene encoding protein TWIN LOV 1 isoform X4, producing the protein MATSGAAEVDPGDRERQQHDRRRLASSLTARYSDWVLEALDELPGSFLLTDPSLAGHPIVYASRGLAALTGYPRREVLGRNARVFQGTATDRAAVAGVREAVRAQRAHQVAILNYRRDGSPHWVLLHLAPVFQARDGSLLHFLAVQVPIDAARRRAGAGRGAPGAVLAACREEARVDEDFPCASHAGKVFVDMDKRGLEAEEPCVASDSEKEKATNTANSIVSALNRYSKLTSLVVSGKRCDSVGIPALSSSLNLSVGRIKQSFVLTHSCLPDMPIIYASDAFVSLTGYSREEILGCNCRVLNGPGTSLEVFEEACTVDLLSYRKDGSSFRDLLHVSPIRDASGRVSYLGSP